TGCAAGCTCTTGATGAAATATAGGCTGACATTTCAAATGTCAGTCTTTTTTTTGTCGAAAAATTTTCTTTGTCGATAATAATATGTCCGAAAAACAGGGCGAAAGAAGGATTTTAGCGAGGGAAAGCGTATTAGTACATAAGTTGTATATTTGAAACTTTCTAAATATTTCGTGTTGTCAAACCTCGACAACGATGTCATAATTATGAACAAACGTTCAGAACCGTAACAATTTTGTAAAAATTATAACATCAGGATATCTAGTCAGAAAGAGAGGTGGGGCGAATGGATGCTCCAGTGCTGGACGTTAAGGGATTAAAGACCCATTTTTTCACTGATGAAGGTGAAATACCAGCAGTTAACAATGTTGATTTTCATGTAAACCGAGGCGAAGTACTCGGCATAGTAGGAGAATCAGGCTGCGGGAAAAGTGTGACTTCACTATCAGTTATGGGACTTGTACCTAAACCCCCAGGTAAAATCGTCGGTGGTGAAATTCTTTATCACGGTGAAGATCTGACCAAAGCATCAGATAAGCGGATGAGACAAATTCGTGGTAATGATATCGCTATGATATTCCAAGAACCGATGACATCACTTAACCCCGTATACAAAATTGGAAATCAACTTATAGAAGCTATTCGATTGCATAATGCGTGGGATAAGAAAAAGGCAAGGCAGCGCGCAATTGAGATCATGAAGCTTGTTGGATTGCCTAGAGCAGATGAATTGATGGAAAGCTATCCTCATCAACTCTCAGGTGGAATGAGACAAAGAGTCATGATTGCAATGGCGATGGTTTGTGAGCCCGAAGTACTAATTGCAGATGAACCAACAACGGCACTTGATGTAACGATTCAAGCGCAAATTTTAGATTTGATGAAACGGCTAAATAAAGAAACGGATACATCCATTATCATGATTACGCATGATCTTGGTGTAGTTGCAGAAATGTGTGAGCGTATTGTTGTTATGTATGCCGGGAAGGTCATTGAAGAGGCAAGTGTTGCAACCATCTTCAAGGAGCCTAAGCATCCTTACACCGTAGGACTGATTCAATCAGTACCTGATATGAGATCTAAGAAAGACCGTTTATATTCTATCCCTGGTACTGTTCCCAAACCAGGATCAATTAAAACTGGATGTCAGTTTGCACCACGTTGTGAACATGCTTTTGACCGCTGTTTCTCTGAAACACCAGAACTAGAAAATCAAGAAGATGGAAGCCGGGTTCGTTGCTGGCTCCATAACAGCTAGGAAGGGGTCAAGAAAATGTCACAGCCATTATTAGATGTTAAAGGTTTGAAAAAACATTTTCCGATCACCGGTGGTGTGTTCGGAAAACAAGTAGGATCAGTTAAAGCGGTTGATGGTGTATCCTTCTCAGTTAGAGAAGGCGAAACGCTTGGCCTCGTAGGTGAAAGCGGTTGCGGAAAATCCACAACTGGACGCATGTTACTACGATTACTTGAACCTACAGAAGGTGAAGTTCATTTCAATGGAAAAGAACTCACGAAATTATCAAGCTCTGAAATGAGGAAAATGAGACGCGATATTCAAATGGTTTTCCAAGATCCATATGCGTCACTAAATCCAAGACATACAGTTGAGAAAATTATTGAAGAACCGATGATTGTTCACGGGATTGAAAAAGATAGCAAGAAACGAAAAGACCGAGTCCGTGAACTCCTAGAAACTGTTGGCCTTAGCGCTTACCATGCAAAGCGTTATCCTCACCAATTTAGTGGAGGCCAGCGTCAACGTATTGGTATCGCAAGAGCCCTAGCCGTTAGGCCAAAGTTAATCATAGCTGATGAACCTGTTTCCGCTTTGGATGTTTCTGTACAGGCACAAGTATTAAACCTCATGCAAGACCTCCAAAAGGAATTCGACTTAACATTTCTGTTCATTGCACATGATCTTGGTGTTGTCCGACACATAAGTGATCGGGTAGGCGTTATGTACCTTGGCAGACTTGTCGAATTAGCAAACAGTGAAAAGCTATATGAAAAACCACTACATCCATATACGCAAGCATTGTTATCTGCTGTACCTATTCCGGATGTTGATTACAAGAAGGATCGGGTCATGTTGGAAGGTGATGTACCAAGTCCATCCAATCCGCCATCTGGCTGCCCGTTCCATACGAGATGTCCTGAAGCTATGGATGTTTGTAAAAAGGTTGTTCCAAAGTTCCAAGAGATCGAACAAGATCATTATGTAGCTTGTCACCTTTATGAGGAAGACAAGTCCATATAAAAAATTTACAAGTAGGGGGAGTATATGATGAAAAAAGGTTTCTTAATCGCACTAGCCACTATCATGCTCTTGTCTGTTGCCCTCGTAGGGTGTAGCAGTTCAGGAGGAGACGATGACAAAGATAAGGCACAAGCATTAGTATTTGGCCGTGGTGGTGACTCAGTAGGACTTGATCCTGCAACAGTTACTGATGGAGAATCATTCAAAGTCATTAAGAACGTTTATGACACGCTAGTAGAATATGGTGAGCAAGACACTGATGTAAACCCTTCACTTGCTGAAGACTGGGAAATTTCTGATGATGGATTGACTTACACTTTCATGCTACGTGAAGGCGTAAAGTTCCACAATGGCGAAGATTTCACTGCTGATGCAGTTGTCAAAAACTTCGAGCGTTGGATGACAAGCGGAGACTCTGGTAAGTACGCTTACTACGCGTCAATGTTTGGTGGATTTAAAGGAGACGAAGGACACGTAATTAAAAGTGTTGAAGCAAAAGATGAGAATACTGTTGTATTCACATTGAACCGCCCTCAAGCGCCTTTCTTGAAGAACTTAGCAATGACGCCGTTCTCAATTGGTGCACCAGGTGAGTTCGATAAACTTGAAACAGAACCTGTAGGAACTGGACCATTCAAGTTTGTAAGTTGGAAGCGTAATGACCGCATTACTCTTGAAAAGAATGAAGAATACTGGAAAGAAGGACTACCAAAGCTTGATAAAGTTATCTTCCGAGCAATTCCAGATAACTCAAACCGTCTGAATGCATTGAAGACTGGTGAAATTCACTTAATGGATGGTGTGAATCCGAGTGATGTTGCTGAGATTGAAGACAATAGCGATCTTCAAACTTTCTTCCGTCCATCTATGAACGTTGGTTACCTTGGTTTCAATACAGAAATGGAGCCATTCACGAACAAGAAAGTACGTCAAGCATTGAACCATGCTGTAGATAAAGAATCACTTATTAAAGCGTTCTATGAAGGACAAGCTGAGCCTGCAAAGAACCCAATGCCTCCAGTAATCGATGGATACAATGATGAAATTGATGCATATCCATTTGACCTAGAGAAAGCGAAGCAATTATTAGCTGAAGCAGGATATCCTGACGGATTCAAAACTGAACTATGGGCTATGCCAGTACCACGTCCATACATGCCTAACGGTAAGAAAGCTGCTGAAGCAATCGCTTCTAACTTTGCAAAAATCGGTGTTGACGCTGAAATCGTTTCATTCGAGTGGGGTACTTACCTAGAAAAAGCACAAAAAGGTGAAGCACCGATGTTCCTACTAGGTTGGACTGGGGACAACGGAGATGCTGATAACTTCCTTTACACGTTGCTTGATAAAGACACGATCGATTCAAACAACTACTCACGCTTTGCAAATGATGAGCTACACGAAATTCTAGTTGAAGCTCAATCAACTCCTGAAAAAGAAAAGCGTGCAGAACTTTATAAAGAAGCACAAGTGATCCTACACGAAGAATCACCTTGGGTTCCACTTGTTCACTCTAAACCAGCTCTTGCAGGAATGAAGAACGTAGAAGGATTCAAGCCACATCCAACTGGTTCTGATAAGCTAACAAATGTTTCTTTAAAGTAAGAATGAAGTAGGGGGGTGAATAGCTCCCCTTTTCATTTTCAAATGGTTGCTATTTATGTAGGGCAGAGGTATAC
The sequence above is a segment of the Pseudalkalibacillus berkeleyi genome. Coding sequences within it:
- a CDS encoding ABC transporter ATP-binding protein, yielding MDAPVLDVKGLKTHFFTDEGEIPAVNNVDFHVNRGEVLGIVGESGCGKSVTSLSVMGLVPKPPGKIVGGEILYHGEDLTKASDKRMRQIRGNDIAMIFQEPMTSLNPVYKIGNQLIEAIRLHNAWDKKKARQRAIEIMKLVGLPRADELMESYPHQLSGGMRQRVMIAMAMVCEPEVLIADEPTTALDVTIQAQILDLMKRLNKETDTSIIMITHDLGVVAEMCERIVVMYAGKVIEEASVATIFKEPKHPYTVGLIQSVPDMRSKKDRLYSIPGTVPKPGSIKTGCQFAPRCEHAFDRCFSETPELENQEDGSRVRCWLHNS
- a CDS encoding ABC transporter substrate-binding protein encodes the protein MKKGFLIALATIMLLSVALVGCSSSGGDDDKDKAQALVFGRGGDSVGLDPATVTDGESFKVIKNVYDTLVEYGEQDTDVNPSLAEDWEISDDGLTYTFMLREGVKFHNGEDFTADAVVKNFERWMTSGDSGKYAYYASMFGGFKGDEGHVIKSVEAKDENTVVFTLNRPQAPFLKNLAMTPFSIGAPGEFDKLETEPVGTGPFKFVSWKRNDRITLEKNEEYWKEGLPKLDKVIFRAIPDNSNRLNALKTGEIHLMDGVNPSDVAEIEDNSDLQTFFRPSMNVGYLGFNTEMEPFTNKKVRQALNHAVDKESLIKAFYEGQAEPAKNPMPPVIDGYNDEIDAYPFDLEKAKQLLAEAGYPDGFKTELWAMPVPRPYMPNGKKAAEAIASNFAKIGVDAEIVSFEWGTYLEKAQKGEAPMFLLGWTGDNGDADNFLYTLLDKDTIDSNNYSRFANDELHEILVEAQSTPEKEKRAELYKEAQVILHEESPWVPLVHSKPALAGMKNVEGFKPHPTGSDKLTNVSLK
- a CDS encoding ABC transporter ATP-binding protein, which codes for MSQPLLDVKGLKKHFPITGGVFGKQVGSVKAVDGVSFSVREGETLGLVGESGCGKSTTGRMLLRLLEPTEGEVHFNGKELTKLSSSEMRKMRRDIQMVFQDPYASLNPRHTVEKIIEEPMIVHGIEKDSKKRKDRVRELLETVGLSAYHAKRYPHQFSGGQRQRIGIARALAVRPKLIIADEPVSALDVSVQAQVLNLMQDLQKEFDLTFLFIAHDLGVVRHISDRVGVMYLGRLVELANSEKLYEKPLHPYTQALLSAVPIPDVDYKKDRVMLEGDVPSPSNPPSGCPFHTRCPEAMDVCKKVVPKFQEIEQDHYVACHLYEEDKSI